One Gossypium raimondii isolate GPD5lz chromosome 3, ASM2569854v1, whole genome shotgun sequence genomic window carries:
- the LOC105794236 gene encoding uncharacterized protein LOC105794236: MVSIIVSSSALPTRPLSSFPTHSERSNKLTSLSWASSFPSIDISINSFTLPPAPSLNKGPFVQAAWTRRSRGEAAKQPNRKSWKQRTDMYMRPFLLNVFFSKKFIHAKVMHRGTSKVISVATTNAKDLRNNLASLTDHNACRIIGKLIAERSKEADVYAMSYEPRKGERIEGKLGIVLDTIKENGIIFV; encoded by the exons ATGGTGTCGATAATCGTATCTTCTTCAGCTTTACCAACGCGGCCCCTCAGCTCATTCCCGACTCACTCTGAACGCTCCAACAAACTCACCTCACTGTCATGGGCCTCTTCGTTTCCCAGTATCGACATATCCATTAACTCATTCACGCTCCCTCCTGCTCCCTCTCTTAACAAG GGTCCTTTTGTTCAAGCTGCCTGGACCAGGAGATCACGTGGTGAAGCTGCAAAGCAACCCAATAGGAAATCATGGAAACAAAGGACCGATATGTATATGAGGCCATTTCTACTAAATGTTTTCTTTTCGAAGAAATTTATTCATGCAAAAGTGATGCATCGAGGTACAAGCAAAGTGATATCAGTCGCAACCACGAATGCCAAGGATCTTAGAAACAATTTGGCATCACTCACAGACCACAATGCATGCAGAATAATCGGGAAACTTATTGCTGAACGATCAAAGGAAGCCGATGTGTATGCAATGTCTTACGAGCCTAGAAAGGGTGAGAGAATTGAAGGTAAGCTAGGCATAGTTCTTGACACCATTAAGGAGAATGGGATCATATTTGTATGA